The Prevotella herbatica genome contains the following window.
AGCCGTCATCATACGTCTGTGCCATGTGCTATTTGATGTTATGAATTCGGCGGTACTCGTCGTAATAGTCAGACCGTGCAGCCATTTCAGGGTCCATCCTGAAATCACCAACTGGAATGAATTCAAGTTTTATCCAGCTCCATATCGTGTTTGGATCAATCTGCCGTGGAGCATCAGGCGGTATAATCTGGTGGTGTGAATCATATCGTCTGCCATTCTCTTTGTAGTCGTAATAATCGTCCTCACAGCATTCCATAGCGGTCTTCCTAACCATTTCGTCGTATTTGTATTGCTTGTAGTATTCATCAAACGCCTCTCTTGTCTTGCGTCCCTGTTGGAGCAGATTACAGAAATACCATCTTGCATTTTCATCCGTGTCAAAGGTCTTACCCTTTGCCTTACACTGCATGCCGAACCATTCCATACAGGCATCAGCAACAGTCTTGTCGGTAAGGTCCAGAGCCGTGACACCCGAAATGGACTTCACCCAGTCGGCGTCAGCAAATGATTTTTTGATAGAATCAGAAGAAGAACCAACGTTTGCGTTTACGTCATCGCTTTTAATATTCGTAGTCGTAGACGAAGAATATTTTTTATCTTTATCTATATTTTCTTTATCTCTATTTCTATCTTTATGTTCTATATAGTGGGAGTGCTGATTTTCAGTGAGTTGCGGAGTTATTTTTGCAACTTTTTTTGAAAATGTTGCAACTTTGTTGGAACTTTTTTGATTTTTCTTACAACTTTCATTGGCTTTCTTTGTGCTTTTCCACCCTCCAATACACTCCTTAATCTCTTCATCAGAAGGGTGTTCTGGCAAGCCAAGCGTAGTACGCAGATAAGGACTGTAAAAAATATCGGTGTCTTTTGGACTGCAAAACAATCCGTAGTTATTAATGATCTCTAGCAGGAACTTTTTATTCTTTCCCATTGCTCTTGCAAGACTTGGGATGCTGATATAACTTCCCAGTCCGTTCCTGCGGTCAACGAGGTACTCAAAGATAAACATGATTGCTCCACGTCCTTCAAGTCGGTGATTGATGTCTAATTTTTGCATTTCCTCACTATTAAGGAAATTTGATGATAGCATATAGTATTTCATGATTATTTGTTAATGTTTAGCTGGATAATTTTCTATTCTCATTCTTCTGTTCTTTTCATCACGTTTAATAGAAACGTGAATCCAGAAGATACCACATCTGTTGTATTCAAAAAGTAGTTGATCGTAAACGCAGTGAGCAACAATAAAGTCAAAATATTTACGAGCCAGATCTTTATCACAGCACCTGATGTCGGCAGCTTCACCAAACTGATGTTGGGAGTTACCAACTCCTCCTACACGCTGATTGAGCAAAGGGCAGCGGAAACCGCTATTGATTCTTATTACGCCGAAATGTTGACGCATAGGTTCTAGGATTTTTTCACACAGATACTTTAAGTTTTCAATCTCTGTTTCGCTAGGCATGTTGTCAATATGATGATTGATAGCAGTCTCAGAATAAATCATTTCATTAAGGGAGAAGTGCGAAGAAAGCATCTTCTTTTGAGTTTTTTTTAAAATCATAATCGTTAAAAAAAAAGGACAAAGCTACCGCTAGAGTGATTGTTCATCATCCTTTAAATAGTGGCTAATAACTAAGTCGTTGTTATATGTTTATTGGTTGCTTTTTATGTAATCATATTAAGATTTACATTATTTGCCCCTGCTTGTTGAAGCAGGGGCAAACATAATCTAATGTAAGTTATTTTTCTAATCATAATCATACAGTTTTAATAGCTTGATTGCTTATACAAATTTACGAAATGTGCAAGCGTTTTTGGGTGTTTTGTCGAAAACTTGCAAAAAACTAGTATGTTTTTGAAATTGTTTAACAATCGAAACACTTTTTAAAAGATTTGTACAAGATACTTGTAGACTCTTTCTTTTTTCTTTTTCTCATGTGTGCCATGCTGTCATAGGGATTATGAGGTAGTTTTTCACCTAATAAATCAAATATCAGACTACATGTTTCCTTGAAATTAAGCATGTGAAGATTCTCGCCTTCAATTAGTTTGTTTGCATAAAGTGCATAGCATATTTCAATAAGTTCAGACTTAGTTCCGTTCCAATAATATTTTTGGTTATTCATTATGATAAATCATTTTTTTGTTGTTAATAATGTTGTTAGTTTACCAAAGCAAAACGGGTATCAGTCTTGTGTTCATGTTAAGGGACATGAATATAGTAATTCATGGACTCACCCCGTCTAATCACATAGTGTTCTGACACGGCATTTATTTTTGGTATGAGATCGCATACATCGCCACATCAAACATATTGAGTCGTTCAGACATGAGGCAGGCATACCGATTCCCATACAGAATTTGTTCTTCTGTATCACAAAGGTATAAAAATATATTTTAACAACAAAATATTAAACAATATATATATAATAAAAATCCATATTTTCCTATCTTACAGTTAGGCATAAATATAATAAACAGATAATGTGTATGATAATAAGACACTTTCAGTAACTTTATTATTTTTGTTTGCTCATTAGCGAAAATATAATACATACCATATAGCTACTATATGGGATATTGTTTTCGTTTGCTTGATTGTTTTTCCTTATATCGTAATATAAACGGCCTATGCTCCCGCAGATCTCGCAGATTTACGCAGACAAAAGACTGTTTGGTTAAATGAGACGAACAACAATAACGGCCGTTCTCGCGTTTCTCGCGGAAAATAAATGCAGAAACTAAAGAAATTCGCTTGAGTTTATTGCTCACATAGTTTCGGAAAAACTTGCATGAAACCGCACCTAAAGGTACCAGGAAAAGCTAGCAAGAAATTCCCTTGAGAAATTCCACTCACGCAACTTTCTTGTATCTTTTTCGTGGCATCTTTAGATGCGGTTTCCTAATAATTAACAAAATAACGTGAGCAATAATGGGCCGTTTTTTTTATAAAGAATTTCGGCTGCGTTCGGCATAGCTCAAGCTAGCTTGGCTTTGCTCTTACTGGCACGAAATTTCCTTAGTTTCAGAATTTTATTTCCGTGAGAACGGCCGTTTATGTTGTTTGCAGTTTGTCTGCGTGAATCTGCGAGATCTGCGGGAGATAATGCCGTTCACATATACAAAGAACGAGCAATAAACAAAAAGGAAAAATAAGCAATCCGCGGACTCTTTAAAAAAAGAGCCCCCACACTCGCGTGTGAAGGCACTTAAATACATCCCCACTGGGATATACTCTTCTTAGCCTAAGTAGACTTCGAAGAAAATGAATAGAACTAACTATCCATTAATTATTTATAGTGATAATTATTTAGACGTCCTTCGATTCTCACGAACCTACTCTTCACATGAACGAGTCACAAGGGACATCGTAGAATTGAGTTATATCTTTTTCTTTTATCATACAGTTACAAATGCCTAACACGATGGAAGTATTCTTATAGACAGGAAGATGATCGGATTGTGACATTGTAAGTATGTTTCGACCGCTAAAGGCGGTATTTTTAAAAATAGATAAAGTGATTAATAAGCTAGAACAGCCCGAACATAGTAGTTACTACCCGTCTTACCGCTGACGTACACGTTCACATAGTTACTGCCGACGAGCACGATCACGGCGGCGCGGTTATCATCAATCTCTGACGCGGACCAAAAGTAATAAGCTCCGCTACCAGGTACTATTGTATTGCCACCTGCTGCTGTTAATTTTGCATTCAAATCACTGAAGTAATTATAAGTCAGACTTTGTGTTACATATGCAACTAAGCTTGTAGTACTTGTGTGCATAGTTTTTAATGTTGTCTTATCTGATACGGTCCATGTACCAAGATTTTCCATAAAATCCCACCATTCACCAGCACTTGGAAGATACCATCCGCTATTGGTGAAAGATTTAGTAGTTCCATCACTATAGTTCTTACAATAGTACCATGCATAGTTAGTGTTTGTACCTACATAACTACTATTTGCACTTAATGCATCATAACCACTGCTTACATCATCAAAACTTGTCTTCAATGTTGTTGCATAAAGATGACCAGTACTGCTATGATCAGTATAAGGAGAATTATAAGCATTTGCCCAATAACAATAGTTACCGCTATTTGCATTTTTAAGAGCAAGAACTCTTCCATGACGGCAACCGGCATTGTATTGAGCCAGAGTAACCTCACTAGAGAAGATGATACCAACCGTCTGACCTGATATGAATGTAGTTCCATTAGTACCGTCAGCATAAAGATAGTTACCTATAGGAGCATCACCCATATACATATTACTTCTGGTGCTTGGTGCCGTTGCTGTATAGGTTACCCTTGCATCTCCATTGCCACCACTTGCACCAAGATTTATAGTGCAATTATAGTTCAAGTTACGATAGACGTTAAAATTTTTTAAATCGGTCGCAGGTGTGGCGGTATTCGTCATTCCACCAAGATAGATTCGATAAGTGGAAGTCCAGCCAGTGCCCTTAGCGTTAACAAGAAGATAACTCGCTGAAGTGGGAGCATTACTGCTGTTTCTGGACTTCTCGTCTGTGACACTGTTGCTGCTACCACACAGGTTCTCATATATATAATAGGTCTTTGACAGATCTGTAGTCTGGGTCAGACCTGTTACAGCAGCAAAGTCGTTGTAGCTACCTGTTCCCGCAGGAGGAGGGGAAACTGGAACATGGCTGTCTGTGATATAACTACTAAGAGGAACATGGCAGAGCTGATAGCCCGTGATTGTTACGCCGGTTGCTGGCTTTATCGTGAAGCTAAACTTACCGCACTGATGATAAAGCGGGATGGTAAACTGATTAGTGCCAGAATC
Protein-coding sequences here:
- a CDS encoding D-Ala-D-Ala carboxypeptidase family metallohydrolase, which produces MILKKTQKKMLSSHFSLNEMIYSETAINHHIDNMPSETEIENLKYLCEKILEPMRQHFGVIRINSGFRCPLLNQRVGGVGNSQHQFGEAADIRCCDKDLARKYFDFIVAHCVYDQLLFEYNRCGIFWIHVSIKRDEKNRRMRIENYPAKH
- a CDS encoding RteC domain-containing protein is translated as MNNQKYYWNGTKSELIEICYALYANKLIEGENLHMLNFKETCSLIFDLLGEKLPHNPYDSMAHMRKRKKKESTSILYKSFKKCFDC
- a CDS encoding DUF4906 domain-containing protein, whose product is MKRTDDKNMITRMKHYTRYIRNIYTSLASFGSLMLLLMALGLSSCATDDSVGPFPNGSSDSTIVRLTFNINDGAQTRSITADNENTVSDITILVFDAGGSLIGSKYVSPVSPAPVDISVTARSATGCTIYAIANIGPEGYFAGVNTIDKLNAMYTTIGSPADLENNGSTAGSTGAMMIGHIDVPTIDSGTNQFTIPLYHQCGKFSFTIKPATGVTITGYQLCHVPLSSYITDSHVPVSPPPAGTGSYNDFAAVTGLTQTTDLSKTYYIYENLCGSSNSVTDEKSRNSSNAPTSASYLLVNAKGTGWTSTYRIYLGGMTNTATPATDLKNFNVYRNLNYNCTINLGASGGNGDARVTYTATAPSTRSNMYMGDAPIGNYLYADGTNGTTFISGQTVGIIFSSEVTLAQYNAGCRHGRVLALKNANSGNYCYWANAYNSPYTDHSSTGHLYATTLKTSFDDVSSGYDALSANSSYVGTNTNYAWYYCKNYSDGTTKSFTNSGWYLPSAGEWWDFMENLGTWTVSDKTTLKTMHTSTTSLVAYVTQSLTYNYFSDLNAKLTAAGGNTIVPGSGAYYFWSASEIDDNRAAVIVLVGSNYVNVYVSGKTGSNYYVRAVLAY